The stretch of DNA GCCTTTCAATTTCAGCCTCGACTTCCATTTGCGTACGCATGCCGGGCTGAGCATTCAAGGTAATGGTCACGATGTTTTCCTCTCTAGCCTGCTTGAGAAGACGTGAAATTTTTATGCGCGACAAACCTAACCGTTCGGAAATCTGCTGTTGGGTCAGATCATTTAAATAGTATTCGGCAGCAACTTTATAAAGAAGCCGAAGTTTTTCGAGGGTCTGCGCCATACTTGTTCATTTGTTCATTATTAAACATTTGAACATTACTAAACCGCAAACATTTTTGCAAGTCTTTTTTTAAGCCGGTAAAACTGCGTTAAACAAAAACGCCGACGAATCGATTGAAACGACCGTCGGCGCTGATAAAAATCAGTCTAAAGATCAGTTCATCTGGTTAAAAAAATCTTTCAGGAGCGGATAGATCTGCCTGTAAAGCTGTATTCTCCGGCGGTATTGTTGGGCTCGAACGGAATCGGGCTCGAACCGGCGGCAGATCGCTACATGCAGACGAATGCCTTCATCTTCCGAGCTGTAAATTCCGCATCCGATACCGGCAGCAAGCGCTGCTCCGAGGCAAGCGGCATCCGTAACCTTCAATTGGTGAACCTTGACGCAGCAGATATCCGCTTTCAGCTGCAGCCACAAATCGCTTTTGGCGCCGCCGCCGACGGCGCGCAGCTCGCGAATTTCAATGCCGGCTTGGCGCAGCAGCGCCAGATTCTGTTCAAGCTCGAACGTCAGGCCTTCCAAAAGTGCTTTGGCAATATCGGCTTTCCGCGTTCGAAAAGTCAGGCCGAGAATGGCGGCGCGGGAATGCACATCAAGCGTCGGCGTACCGCTGCCGCTGAAATGCGGCAGGACAAATAAATCGCTTGGACCGACGGGCGCCTTTTCCAGCAAAAGGTCATAGGCATCGCGATTGGTTCTTGCTGCCTCTGCTTTTTCCGCATCGCCCAATACATCTCGGAACCAGCGCAGCGATAGACCGCCCGAGTGATTGAGCGTCATGGCGACGAAACGGTTGGGAACGACATGCCGGTAGACGGAAATGCCGCCGATACGCAAAGAATCATCCAAATTAGGGGTATTCATTACGACTTCAACGACTTCGGCCGTACCGGTTGAAACCATGGCTTGGCCAGGGTATACGACACCCGCACCTAAAGCTGCGCAGGCCTGATCGTGGCCTCCGGCAAAAACCTTGACATCTTTTAATCCTATTTTTTGCCAGACCGGCAACGTCGTTAGAAATTCCTTTTCACCCGCTACAGGAGAAAGAAGCTGCGGATCGATTCCACAGTCGTCCAGAATCTTTTCAGACCAATTGCCGGTGCGAATGTCGAACAGTTGTGTCCGCGAGGCAAGGCAGGCGCTGATCATCGGTCGCCCGCAAAGTCGATTGATGATGAAATCTTCATACAAGCAAAAGCGGGCTGCTTTTCGCCAAATATCCGGCTCATTTTTCTTGAGCCAGAGCAGTTTCGGCAGGGTATTGATCGTGTGCACCGGCATGCCGGTCATTCGAAACAGCTGCTCGGAGCCGAACTGTTCCTCTAGTTCCTGATTTTCCTGCACCGTGCGCGTGTCCATGCCGAGAATAAAAGGCCGCAGCAGTTTTCCTGTGTGATCTACCGGCGCTACGGCTTCTCCTTGACACGATAAAGCGAGCGTTTCCACAGGATCGGAATGAGCCTGTCGTACCGCATCTGCAATACATTGGCAGGCTAATTGAAAAACCGCCTCACCATCCTGCTCCGCCCAACCGGGATGAGGCGTTGTTATGTCATATTCTCGGTAAGCATGGCCGAGCATTCCGCCTTCACGGCCAAAGACCATGGCTTTGCAGCCGGTTGTCCCAATATCCAATCCCAAAAGCGACATCTTCCTCCCTCCGGCTTTAAAGTTTTATATCAAGGCCGGTTTAACCGGACCGGCCTTGATTTAGTTTTATTGATGACGATAAACATCCCACTGCATGTAGGTCGAAAAAGCCTCTTCGATGATATCGGCAACAAATGAAGGCGTCATGGCGGCATGATGTTCAAAGCCGTTTTGGCAGATATAATGCATCAACGCCTGCAGATTGGGTACTTGGATGACCGCACGCGCGCCGAAAGTCTCCAAAGGATCATTCGTAAAATTGCCCTCGCCGACATAGGCGCGGATTTCCCCATAAACATCATCGGTGGTGATGCGGGCGAAAGTGACAGGGCCTGCCGGAGTTCGTCCTGCCACTGCGCCGTAAGTCTTTTCCTCTCCAATAATGGTCCCCAAAATTTCGGCGCTCTTGATTTGAATATCCGGTAAAAACTCTTTGGCCCAGTTGCCGCAATGGAAAAACACACATTTGTTTTCGTCGTTGCCGTAATTGTTGTTCCAGTCTACCAGCGCACTGGGCTTGCCGGAGGCAAGCTGCAGGG from candidate division KSB1 bacterium encodes:
- a CDS encoding FGGY family carbohydrate kinase; translation: MSLLGLDIGTTGCKAMVFGREGGMLGHAYREYDITTPHPGWAEQDGEAVFQLACQCIADAVRQAHSDPVETLALSCQGEAVAPVDHTGKLLRPFILGMDTRTVQENQELEEQFGSEQLFRMTGMPVHTINTLPKLLWLKKNEPDIWRKAARFCLYEDFIINRLCGRPMISACLASRTQLFDIRTGNWSEKILDDCGIDPQLLSPVAGEKEFLTTLPVWQKIGLKDVKVFAGGHDQACAALGAGVVYPGQAMVSTGTAEVVEVVMNTPNLDDSLRIGGISVYRHVVPNRFVAMTLNHSGGLSLRWFRDVLGDAEKAEAARTNRDAYDLLLEKAPVGPSDLFVLPHFSGSGTPTLDVHSRAAILGLTFRTRKADIAKALLEGLTFELEQNLALLRQAGIEIRELRAVGGGAKSDLWLQLKADICCVKVHQLKVTDAACLGAALAAGIGCGIYSSEDEGIRLHVAICRRFEPDSVRAQQYRRRIQLYRQIYPLLKDFFNQMN